From a single Candidatus Methanoperedens sp. genomic region:
- a CDS encoding radical SAM protein, with product MKLNGNLILPRYSSFNVYKNNSDYFIINPEVNFWFKLSKEQFLAFKLLDGESTVDKLLNKINGHVAESLRGACIKFIEEIALNYPTKCIELPKTTSLSTMYLALTNKCNSNCLYCFRDLNASNRIDGYSTLDKNLINNAILSFRNIAVANPEIVYTGGEPTLFPELIEIANFAKKNNIENVLQTNGLLINENNASLYAEIFDKIQISLDSTNEEVNDWLRGKRGHFKTIKRAIAMLCKYDVKIKLAATITKKNFNDISNIKKYFPEIDFQFTPMLQIGKGKEMSHLAFSPHEFLEHLVSLPEGSEALFAKNIPEFGTKNQMCGAGTSILSISPNGDVFPCQMLHHQDFHCGNIKNDSLENIYHSSGTIERFRTLTVDKIDGCKECDIRYICAGGCMANGFWLNNDFPVKDYFCEFNKELSFYNLISKFKEINLTNNN from the coding sequence ATGAAACTTAATGGAAATTTAATATTACCACGATATTCTTCTTTCAATGTATATAAAAACAATAGTGATTATTTTATCATTAATCCTGAAGTAAATTTTTGGTTTAAATTATCTAAAGAACAGTTCCTGGCGTTTAAACTGTTAGATGGGGAGTCAACTGTTGATAAATTGCTTAACAAAATAAATGGCCATGTCGCAGAATCTCTACGAGGAGCATGCATTAAATTTATTGAAGAAATTGCATTGAATTACCCCACCAAATGTATCGAGCTTCCTAAAACAACATCATTATCAACAATGTATCTGGCATTAACAAATAAATGCAACTCCAATTGTTTATATTGTTTTCGTGATTTGAATGCTTCCAATAGAATTGACGGGTACAGTACATTAGATAAGAATTTGATAAATAACGCTATCCTATCTTTCAGAAATATTGCAGTCGCTAATCCTGAAATCGTTTATACAGGCGGTGAACCGACTTTGTTTCCGGAGTTGATTGAAATTGCAAATTTTGCTAAAAAAAATAATATTGAAAACGTGCTGCAAACAAATGGTTTGCTTATCAATGAAAACAATGCCTCGTTATATGCCGAAATATTCGACAAAATCCAGATTAGTTTGGATTCTACCAATGAAGAAGTAAACGACTGGTTGAGAGGAAAAAGGGGACATTTCAAAACCATAAAGCGTGCTATAGCAATGTTGTGTAAATATGATGTAAAAATTAAGTTGGCGGCTACTATTACAAAGAAGAATTTTAATGATATCTCAAACATAAAAAAATATTTCCCGGAAATTGATTTTCAATTTACCCCCATGCTCCAAATTGGAAAAGGGAAAGAAATGTCTCATTTGGCGTTCTCACCACATGAATTTCTTGAACATTTAGTTAGTTTGCCCGAAGGTTCGGAAGCTCTCTTTGCTAAAAATATTCCTGAATTCGGAACAAAAAACCAGATGTGCGGCGCCGGAACATCTATTCTGAGTATTTCCCCCAATGGAGATGTATTCCCCTGCCAAATGTTGCATCACCAGGATTTTCACTGCGGAAACATAAAAAATGATTCGTTAGAAAATATATACCATTCTTCGGGAACCATAGAAAGATTCAGAACACTTACAGTTGATAAGATAGATGGTTGTAAGGAATGTGATATACGCTATATTTGTGCAGGGGGCTGTATGGCTAATGGGTTTTGGCTAAATAATGATTTTCCGGTTAAAGATTATTTTTGTGAATTTAACAAAGAACTATCTTTTTATAACCTAATTAGTAAATTTAAGGAGATCAATCTTACAAACAATAATTAA
- a CDS encoding GIY-YIG nuclease family protein: MKGVYVLVLRLDETRDIRVGKLGKFNFKRGYYAYVGSAQGGGGIKRVTRHFSVAQRKNTTRKWHIDYLLPHSEVICAVFSPTDEALECVIAKILGENSIALQGFGCSDCSCESHLFFTGGNITDVASGACHGVSGNESIIIYPNM; encoded by the coding sequence GTGAAAGGAGTATATGTTCTGGTTCTCAGGCTGGATGAGACCAGGGATATTCGCGTAGGAAAACTCGGTAAGTTTAATTTCAAAAGAGGATACTACGCTTACGTGGGTTCAGCCCAGGGCGGCGGAGGAATCAAGAGAGTAACGAGGCATTTCAGCGTGGCGCAGCGCAAAAACACCACGAGAAAATGGCATATCGATTATCTTCTCCCTCATTCTGAAGTTATATGCGCGGTATTTTCGCCCACCGATGAGGCGCTCGAATGCGTCATTGCGAAAATCCTCGGTGAAAACTCAATAGCTTTGCAGGGCTTCGGGTGCAGCGACTGCTCGTGTGAATCGCATCTTTTCTTTACAGGCGGAAATATAACTGACGTGGCATCAGGCGCCTGCCATGGCGTTTCGGGAAACGAAAGTATCATTATTTACCCGAACATGTAG
- a CDS encoding DUF5803 family protein, with protein MKSYLLLVLLSVLAAGCIAPEINKGNPAEYELPGLINTTIIYLNLSSVQVVDSVVNTTSDGFFIESSDEMSFVDPVAVDYSGNNVSFNVSEELILGRNFARFNFSSLFSGFVAFSQPGSQDFTYLLTKNGTVRVVLPANYTERSFIGIAEPKPDNITLDSSGREVIIWNNPYPETGIRVKYLDKNAPALLFYFFFSLFIFAILVLGYYYMSLSALKKKRAMMEKNIRK; from the coding sequence GTGAAATCTTATCTGCTCCTGGTTTTACTTTCGGTTCTTGCAGCAGGATGCATTGCTCCCGAAATAAATAAAGGGAATCCCGCTGAGTATGAACTTCCAGGTCTTATCAATACCACCATCATTTACCTTAATTTATCATCCGTGCAGGTTGTCGATAGTGTTGTAAACACAACATCGGATGGATTTTTTATAGAGAGCAGTGATGAGATGAGTTTCGTGGATCCTGTAGCCGTGGATTATTCGGGCAATAACGTCAGTTTCAATGTTTCAGAAGAGCTTATTTTGGGGAGAAATTTTGCGCGTTTTAACTTCAGTTCACTTTTTTCCGGGTTCGTGGCATTCAGTCAACCAGGTAGCCAGGATTTTACGTACCTTCTGACAAAAAATGGAACTGTAAGGGTGGTTCTGCCTGCAAATTACACTGAACGTTCCTTCATAGGCATCGCAGAGCCAAAACCCGATAATATCACTCTTGATAGCTCGGGAAGGGAAGTGATTATCTGGAATAACCCTTATCCTGAGACAGGTATCAGGGTTAAATACCTCGATAAAAATGCCCCCGCACTATTGTTTTATTTCTTTTTTTCGCTATTTATATTCGCAATTTTGGTTCTGGGATATTATTACATGAGCCTCTCCGCATTAAAGAAAAAACGGGCTATGATGGAGAAGAACATCAGAAAATAG
- a CDS encoding MarR family transcriptional regulator — MDIEEKLLKLIKSKKKGILQNELWKKAKIDSSKCSRILARLEKEGKISREPSDRTFIIKYLQEKKEKIKNFKLLLIDDMFSPCTGCALECIPEQCIRLSEWVCRLEQ, encoded by the coding sequence ATGGACATCGAAGAAAAGCTCCTTAAATTGATAAAATCCAAAAAAAAAGGAATTTTACAGAACGAACTCTGGAAAAAGGCTAAAATAGACAGCAGCAAATGTTCCAGGATCCTTGCCAGACTGGAAAAAGAAGGGAAAATAAGCAGGGAGCCTTCCGATAGAACTTTCATTATTAAATACCTTCAGGAGAAAAAGGAAAAAATTAAAAATTTCAAATTATTGCTGATTGATGATATGTTCTCCCCATGCACAGGCTGCGCTCTTGAATGCATACCTGAACAATGTATCAGGCTTTCGGAATGGGTTTGCCGCCTTGAACAGTAG
- a CDS encoding ABC transporter permease, with amino-acid sequence MIRDLLTISRWEFRRTRLSFSKKTLLLSFILLILIGAVSFSVSQSGLHINDNIYKVVVTDPALAPILQTDDKFQVYSANEPEARYLFEQGGFDILIIGDKVIHHNSEKSISALDALDKAIKRYDEARLLKYNDLNDTFPVWITVKNIDREQVFQPQSIQKLPEVGKTAGSTPAAETPVSQPSEEARVPSKKELVEINSVSTIKEQELATPSHFNPPIPFKAVVLSFLFIFPIYFIAQFFSSSIMEERVKRKGELLLVSPAKPYEIVTGKLLPYLLITLVLVAAITVYLGGSAWIVLMLLPVALIFLSTAFMGAIIARSFKELTFVLVFLSVFLSGYIFLPAMFANIHAISIISPITLVVKLLENEPVSVSEYIFSTTPFYLVSFLIFMFGIFIYREEDLFTQKPIMSKLLDSVQEFINRVPAPIFFLSIVLLPLVFSLQLMLIVLMFNLPIRFGIIVFILIAALIEEVVKSVGIYTVFSRKLSDVTTGNALKFGILSGAAFFLGEKLLLLVVIADITGSVFGSAMGIGLLIYPLILHVSSTTTASLSLKGTGNYPISVILATVIHSAYNLYLVWGVVFG; translated from the coding sequence ATGATAAGGGATTTATTGACCATCTCGAGATGGGAATTCAGAAGGACACGATTAAGCTTCAGTAAAAAGACCCTCCTTCTTTCATTCATACTTTTAATTTTAATCGGGGCTGTTTCTTTTTCTGTATCCCAATCCGGTCTTCACATAAACGATAATATCTACAAGGTGGTCGTCACAGACCCAGCTCTGGCTCCAATCCTGCAGACAGACGATAAATTCCAGGTTTACAGTGCAAACGAGCCTGAGGCACGATATCTTTTTGAACAGGGCGGTTTTGACATCCTGATAATAGGGGATAAAGTCATCCATCACAATTCTGAAAAATCCATTTCAGCCCTCGATGCGCTGGATAAAGCCATTAAAAGATACGACGAGGCAAGGCTTTTGAAATATAATGATCTGAACGATACGTTTCCGGTATGGATAACCGTGAAAAATATCGATAGAGAGCAGGTATTCCAGCCCCAGTCCATACAAAAACTGCCTGAAGTGGGGAAAACAGCGGGTTCGACGCCAGCAGCAGAAACACCGGTTTCACAGCCATCCGAAGAAGCACGGGTGCCATCCAAAAAAGAACTGGTTGAAATAAATAGTGTTTCTACCATAAAAGAGCAGGAGCTTGCAACACCATCGCATTTCAATCCTCCAATTCCGTTTAAAGCCGTTGTCCTGAGTTTCCTTTTTATCTTTCCTATATATTTTATAGCGCAGTTTTTCTCATCAAGTATAATGGAAGAAAGAGTGAAGCGAAAAGGGGAGCTTTTGCTTGTATCGCCTGCAAAACCATACGAGATCGTAACAGGAAAATTACTCCCCTATCTTTTAATCACGCTGGTACTGGTGGCTGCTATTACTGTTTATCTCGGAGGGAGCGCATGGATAGTTCTTATGCTGCTGCCTGTTGCTCTAATATTTCTTTCAACCGCCTTCATGGGTGCAATAATAGCGCGCAGTTTCAAGGAACTTACGTTTGTGCTTGTTTTCCTCTCGGTTTTTCTCTCCGGATATATCTTCCTGCCTGCGATGTTTGCAAATATTCATGCCATCAGCATCATTTCCCCCATCACTCTTGTGGTCAAGCTTCTTGAGAACGAGCCTGTTTCCGTAAGCGAATATATCTTTTCAACCACCCCGTTCTATCTTGTCTCCTTTTTGATTTTCATGTTCGGTATTTTCATTTACAGGGAAGAGGATCTTTTCACACAGAAGCCGATAATGAGTAAACTATTGGATTCTGTGCAGGAATTTATAAACCGCGTGCCAGCTCCGATTTTCTTTTTAAGTATTGTTCTGCTCCCGCTTGTATTTTCTCTCCAGTTGATGCTGATAGTATTGATGTTCAATCTTCCAATCCGCTTCGGTATAATAGTTTTTATCCTGATTGCTGCACTGATCGAAGAGGTAGTCAAATCAGTGGGAATATATACGGTTTTTTCAAGGAAATTATCCGATGTTACCACAGGTAATGCCCTGAAATTCGGGATTCTGTCAGGTGCTGCTTTTTTCCTGGGAGAAAAGCTTTTACTGCTGGTGGTTATCGCAGATATAACGGGCTCAGTCTTCGGGTCTGCGATGGGTATCGGTCTTCTCATATATCCATTGATCTTACACGTCAGCTCTACCACCACAGCCTCGTTGAGTTTAAAAGGAACGGGGAACTATCCCATTTCAGTGATTCTCGCCACGGTTATTCATTCCGCATATAATCTTTACCTTGTCTGGGGGGTTGTTTTTGGGTAA
- a CDS encoding ABC transporter ATP-binding protein produces MSEIAVVGLRKEYDGSIAVDSLSFEINKGEIFGIVGPNGAGKTTTLKMLSGLIAPTKGSIKIQGMDIKKDAQRIKQKLGFLPEESPLYEGMTAHDYLMFFAQIYKVEKKTASMRIGDILSALRLDASGKKIGEMSKGMQRKVVIARALINDPEYLILDEMTSGLDPTTSKYLVDFVSELKKQGKTIVFSAHNLYQVESLCDSVLIMNRGKEIAIGTMPQIKKMCGGIVYTIEFSVEAAIDFEAVKNNGNFIARTDSIDEFNRITGWVAKHNGRIIDIKTTETSLEEIFLKLMD; encoded by the coding sequence ATGAGTGAAATTGCAGTCGTTGGGCTGAGAAAAGAATATGATGGCTCTATTGCTGTCGATTCCCTCAGTTTTGAAATTAATAAAGGCGAGATTTTCGGCATTGTGGGACCGAACGGCGCAGGCAAGACCACGACTCTGAAAATGTTAAGCGGATTGATTGCTCCTACGAAGGGAAGTATAAAAATCCAGGGAATGGATATAAAAAAGGATGCACAGAGGATAAAACAGAAACTCGGTTTCCTGCCTGAGGAAAGCCCGCTGTATGAAGGCATGACAGCTCACGATTACCTTATGTTTTTCGCACAAATTTACAAGGTTGAAAAGAAAACAGCATCCATGCGGATTGGCGATATCCTCAGCGCGCTTCGCCTCGATGCTTCAGGTAAAAAGATTGGAGAGATGTCAAAAGGGATGCAGCGCAAGGTTGTCATTGCGCGGGCGTTGATAAACGACCCGGAATACCTCATACTGGATGAAATGACATCAGGTCTTGACCCCACAACTTCAAAATATCTTGTGGATTTTGTGTCAGAACTTAAAAAACAGGGGAAAACCATCGTGTTCAGCGCGCATAACCTCTACCAGGTCGAAAGCCTGTGCGACAGCGTGCTGATAATGAACAGGGGAAAGGAAATAGCGATCGGCACCATGCCGCAGATAAAGAAAATGTGCGGGGGTATTGTTTACACAATCGAGTTCAGTGTCGAAGCTGCGATTGATTTTGAGGCTGTGAAAAATAACGGGAATTTTATCGCACGCACAGACAGCATAGACGAGTTTAACAGGATTACAGGCTGGGTGGCGAAGCATAATGGAAGGATAATTGATATTAAGACAACAGAAACATCGCTTGAGGAGATATTCCTCAAGTTGATGGATTAA
- a CDS encoding LSM domain-containing protein, which produces MFPTKKVQSLIGSVVRVEMKGDKHTLEGRLESADEYLNLHLVDTYEIADGVKARSLGSVILRGNNIIILCPVGE; this is translated from the coding sequence TTGTTTCCAACTAAAAAAGTTCAGTCATTGATAGGTTCAGTGGTACGGGTTGAGATGAAAGGAGATAAACATACCCTTGAGGGCAGGCTTGAGAGCGCGGATGAGTATTTGAACCTGCATCTTGTGGACACGTATGAGATAGCAGACGGCGTCAAAGCGCGTTCTCTGGGTTCTGTAATCTTAAGAGGCAATAACATAATCATATTATGTCCGGTAGGGGAATAG
- a CDS encoding ABC transporter permease, translated as MGNTMIIAKKEMGSLLHEKTLVLAIIVQLLIASFSSLLVIGLASFFDPSALGKYDGQKAKVGIVGEGELKQFIEKGSVKPYYYQDINSALSDFNKNKIDAVVVIPSQESGGNEIIQVIIYLPKSDIKGTLVTLQLKKPLEDYETFVRDVRSPRIGFEPVRLHVESLPQKTSTYFEFIYGILIPLLVFTPVFISGGLIIDMFTEEFERKTMELLLVSPVSFQEILNGKMLTAVLIVPMQVLLWLMLVRLNGVVVYNIGIILLLISIIAVIIVLIGAVVAVKYRERAISQYMYSLILILLFLLGYLFADSPFNIVTRLSSGAAGIEALVNVAPYAALALPFYIYTRRFQLS; from the coding sequence TTGGGTAATACCATGATTATCGCAAAGAAGGAGATGGGTTCTCTTCTCCATGAAAAGACCCTTGTACTTGCGATTATCGTACAGCTGCTGATAGCTTCGTTCTCGTCGCTTCTGGTTATAGGTCTTGCTTCTTTTTTTGACCCCTCGGCTCTCGGTAAATACGATGGTCAGAAAGCAAAGGTGGGAATCGTAGGAGAGGGGGAGCTAAAGCAGTTCATTGAAAAAGGCAGTGTAAAACCTTACTATTACCAGGATATTAACTCTGCACTTTCGGATTTCAACAAGAATAAGATAGATGCGGTGGTTGTAATCCCGTCCCAGGAATCCGGTGGAAATGAGATTATTCAGGTTATAATTTATCTGCCAAAATCTGACATAAAAGGCACGCTTGTTACGCTGCAACTGAAAAAACCCCTGGAAGATTATGAAACATTTGTAAGGGATGTGAGAAGCCCGAGAATAGGTTTCGAGCCTGTAAGACTGCATGTTGAATCTCTTCCCCAAAAAACATCCACATACTTTGAATTCATTTACGGGATACTTATTCCTCTCCTTGTTTTCACGCCGGTTTTTATCTCAGGCGGCTTAATCATAGATATGTTCACAGAGGAATTTGAACGCAAAACAATGGAACTACTGCTGGTTTCACCTGTATCCTTTCAGGAAATACTGAACGGCAAGATGCTTACTGCCGTGCTCATCGTCCCCATGCAGGTGTTGTTATGGCTGATGCTCGTGCGTTTAAACGGCGTTGTCGTCTATAATATCGGGATTATCCTTTTATTGATAAGCATAATCGCAGTTATCATTGTCCTTATAGGAGCCGTGGTTGCCGTCAAGTACAGGGAAAGGGCAATATCCCAGTATATGTATTCCCTTATCCTTATACTGCTGTTCCTACTTGGATATCTCTTTGCAGATTCGCCTTTTAATATTGTGACAAGGCTATCATCCGGCGCTGCCGGCATTGAGGCGCTGGTGAATGTGGCACCTTATGCAGCTCTGGCGCTTCCTTTCTATATTTACACGAGGAGATTTCAATTATCCTGA
- a CDS encoding RNA repair domain-containing protein encodes MFRSKRPRDILNEIKWRFDLSRCRVYYIHRGAPGDIKIVEGRAIKNIDRSFLILEGAVQDVNIPYHRIVRIDYDDTPVYLRKSPKNPGIQDTAMQNKNQNI; translated from the coding sequence ATGTTCAGGTCGAAACGTCCGAGGGACATACTCAACGAGATTAAATGGAGGTTCGATCTCAGCAGGTGCAGGGTGTACTACATCCACAGGGGCGCCCCAGGTGACATCAAGATAGTAGAGGGGAGAGCCATCAAGAATATCGACAGGTCATTTTTGATCCTTGAGGGTGCTGTGCAGGATGTGAATATCCCCTACCACAGGATAGTCAGGATAGATTATGACGACACGCCTGTTTATTTGCGGAAATCCCCTAAAAATCCCGGTATTCAGGATACTGCAATGCAAAATAAAAACCAAAACATTTAA
- the proS gene encoding proline--tRNA ligase, which translates to MAEKQTKETLTDEKKAILPAKSNFSEWYNELLLTGEIMDVRYPVKGLYVWFPFGFEVRKRTYAIMRELLDKDHKEALFPLLIPESEFMKEAEHIKGFENEVYWVTHGGKNELDVKLALRPTSETAIYPMYKVWVRSHADLPIKIYQIVNTFRYETKHTRPLIRLREITSFKEAHTVHATWDEAAGQVREATRIYQEFYARLAIPTIVSKRPEWDKFPGADYTMAVDTLMPDSKTLQVGTAHHLGNNFAKTFDIQYEDINGEQQYAQQTCYGISERCIAALVSIHGDDRGLVFPPEIAPVQVAVIPVLFGKSEEIIKACRDAADRLKEKGMRVALDESDERPGAKYYKWEMKGVPLRVEIGPRDLKNNAATIVRRDSGSKENVPLDNIAEEIKKRFEGIHKNLLEKAKKSMEERIFDCNTIEEVKEKISEGIARISWCGGRECGLAMEEAVGAGILGIPEGELGKGGGNCPICKKVTASIAIMAKTY; encoded by the coding sequence ATGGCAGAAAAGCAAACAAAAGAAACGCTAACAGACGAAAAGAAAGCCATACTTCCGGCAAAATCAAATTTCAGCGAATGGTATAATGAACTTCTTCTCACGGGGGAAATCATGGATGTGCGCTACCCCGTGAAAGGGCTTTATGTCTGGTTCCCGTTCGGGTTTGAGGTGCGAAAGCGGACATACGCAATAATGAGAGAACTGCTGGATAAAGACCACAAAGAAGCACTGTTTCCACTCCTTATTCCCGAATCCGAGTTCATGAAGGAAGCAGAGCACATCAAGGGCTTTGAGAACGAGGTTTACTGGGTCACCCACGGCGGAAAAAACGAACTGGATGTCAAGCTGGCGCTTCGCCCCACAAGCGAGACCGCCATTTATCCCATGTATAAAGTGTGGGTGCGTTCGCATGCAGACCTGCCAATTAAAATTTACCAGATTGTGAACACCTTCAGGTATGAGACAAAGCACACACGTCCTCTCATTCGATTGCGGGAGATAACATCCTTCAAGGAAGCCCATACCGTGCATGCCACATGGGATGAGGCGGCGGGGCAGGTTAGGGAAGCTACGCGCATTTATCAGGAATTCTACGCACGACTTGCAATTCCCACCATCGTTTCCAAAAGACCTGAGTGGGATAAATTCCCGGGAGCGGATTACACAATGGCTGTTGATACCCTGATGCCTGACAGCAAAACCCTGCAGGTAGGAACCGCGCACCACCTGGGAAATAACTTCGCAAAGACGTTCGATATACAGTATGAGGACATAAACGGCGAGCAGCAGTATGCCCAGCAGACATGCTACGGGATATCAGAGCGGTGCATAGCAGCGCTTGTTTCTATTCACGGGGACGACAGGGGGCTTGTATTCCCACCTGAGATTGCGCCAGTTCAGGTCGCGGTCATCCCGGTTCTGTTCGGGAAGAGCGAGGAGATAATAAAGGCTTGCCGGGATGCGGCAGACCGATTAAAAGAAAAAGGCATGCGGGTGGCTCTTGATGAGAGCGACGAGCGCCCAGGAGCCAAGTATTACAAATGGGAGATGAAAGGCGTACCTTTAAGGGTGGAGATAGGTCCGCGCGACCTAAAGAATAATGCAGCTACCATCGTAAGAAGGGACAGCGGAAGCAAGGAAAACGTTCCACTGGATAATATCGCAGAAGAAATCAAAAAGCGATTTGAAGGTATTCATAAAAATCTGCTTGAAAAAGCCAAAAAATCAATGGAAGAGCGCATCTTCGACTGCAATACGATAGAAGAAGTTAAGGAAAAAATTTCAGAGGGTATAGCACGGATATCCTGGTGCGGCGGGCGAGAATGCGGGCTTGCCATGGAGGAAGCTGTCGGCGCAGGGATACTCGGGATACCAGAGGGCGAGCTTGGAAAGGGTGGCGGGAATTGCCCGATATGTAAAAAGGTGACGGCAAGTATCGCAATAATGGCTAAAACTTATTAG
- a CDS encoding ATP-dependent DNA ligase, producing the protein MTFFEEFAKVCSRIEGISGSLEMTSVVAGFLKEVSDGELEIATRFIMGHVFPVWSKEELGIGPSMLYSAISKTSSLPVKRIEELVKETGDVGLAAEKAFASGRTQLSFFSQEELTIKDVYIRFQTIAKMTGKGSQGAKIKNLQYLFGAAKPLESVYIARLSIEEMRIGVGEGIVRDAISQAFDVPSELVERGYMLTNDFGLVAHTAKKEGEQGLLKLGVVLNRPLKMMLAQVASGINEAVEEMGTVAAEWKFDGARVQIHKNNDDITVYSRRLEDVTSSLPDIVKAVKSFVSAKSVILDGEAVALGKNNRPMAFQEILRRFRRKYDISITALEIPLFLNLFDILYLNGESLIDMPLIQRRKRLEEVCDKSIVAKQTVTGDVARVEAIYKEALAAGHEGVMLKNPESLYTPGKRGKNWLKFKPVMETLDLVVIGGNWGEGRRANLIGSYLLACRDPDTDRFLSIGRVATGITDDQLEELTKIFKELVISESGTEVEFEPKIVFEVAFEEIQKSPNYDSGYALRFPRLVNVRSDKSSLDADSIERVEQLYIGQKGR; encoded by the coding sequence ATGACTTTTTTTGAGGAGTTTGCAAAAGTCTGCAGCAGGATCGAAGGCATTTCAGGTTCGCTTGAAATGACCTCTGTTGTTGCCGGATTTCTTAAAGAAGTGAGTGATGGGGAACTTGAGATTGCAACCCGGTTTATTATGGGGCATGTGTTCCCTGTCTGGAGCAAAGAGGAGCTTGGTATCGGACCAAGCATGCTGTATTCTGCCATCTCTAAAACATCTTCGCTTCCTGTTAAGCGGATAGAAGAATTGGTCAAGGAAACCGGGGACGTAGGTCTTGCAGCAGAAAAAGCATTCGCATCAGGCAGAACCCAATTGAGCTTTTTTTCGCAGGAAGAGCTCACCATTAAAGATGTATATATACGATTTCAAACGATTGCAAAAATGACAGGAAAGGGGTCACAGGGTGCAAAAATAAAGAATCTCCAGTACCTCTTTGGTGCAGCGAAACCTCTTGAATCAGTGTATATTGCACGCTTATCGATTGAAGAGATGCGCATCGGCGTTGGTGAGGGAATCGTAAGAGATGCGATATCCCAGGCTTTTGACGTACCTTCGGAACTGGTCGAGCGCGGGTATATGCTTACGAATGATTTCGGGCTTGTTGCACATACGGCAAAAAAAGAAGGCGAGCAGGGACTTCTAAAGCTCGGCGTGGTGCTTAACAGACCATTGAAGATGATGCTTGCCCAGGTTGCTTCGGGTATTAATGAAGCAGTTGAAGAAATGGGAACTGTAGCTGCTGAATGGAAATTTGATGGGGCGCGCGTCCAGATACACAAGAATAACGACGACATAACGGTATACTCACGCAGGCTTGAGGACGTTACATCCTCATTACCTGATATTGTGAAAGCTGTGAAATCATTTGTTTCTGCAAAAAGCGTCATTCTTGACGGTGAAGCGGTAGCTCTCGGAAAGAATAATAGACCGATGGCATTTCAGGAGATACTCAGGCGTTTTCGGCGAAAATACGATATTTCTATCACAGCCCTTGAAATTCCCTTATTCTTAAACCTTTTTGATATACTGTATTTGAATGGCGAAAGCCTTATTGATATGCCGTTAATCCAGCGCAGGAAAAGGCTTGAAGAGGTATGCGATAAGAGTATTGTAGCAAAACAGACCGTAACGGGTGATGTTGCACGTGTGGAGGCGATTTACAAAGAGGCGCTTGCTGCAGGGCACGAGGGGGTAATGCTGAAAAATCCAGAATCTCTTTATACCCCAGGAAAGCGGGGAAAGAACTGGCTTAAATTTAAACCAGTTATGGAAACGCTTGACCTCGTGGTTATCGGAGGGAATTGGGGCGAGGGGAGAAGAGCCAACCTTATCGGTTCCTATTTGCTGGCATGCCGTGACCCTGATACTGACAGATTTCTTTCCATCGGCAGGGTGGCAACCGGCATAACGGATGACCAGCTTGAAGAGCTGACCAAAATATTCAAGGAACTGGTGATTTCTGAAAGCGGTACCGAGGTCGAATTTGAGCCGAAAATAGTATTCGAGGTAGCCTTCGAGGAAATACAGAAAAGCCCTAACTATGATTCGGGATATGCGCTCCGTTTTCCAAGGCTTGTTAATGTGAGAAGCGATAAATCATCGCTGGATGCGGATTCCATCGAGCGGGTCGAGCAGCTTTATATCGGGCAAAAAGGAAGATAA